The Elusimicrobiota bacterium DNA segment GCGCGGGGGAATCTCTTTTCAGGCGGCGGGCGTGATGAGCAAGCTCCTCATCGCTGAGCCCACCAAGGACGCCGTCTCCCGCCTGCTCGCCTCCCCTGCCGCCCAGAGACTCCCCGCCGGCCACCGGATCGCCCTGAACGACGGCGCGACCTGGCCGCGGCGCATCGAGGGGAAGATCCTGGAGCCCGGCCTGGTCCACTACGCCGATTGGGACAACCCGCTCACCAAGAGCAAGGGCGCCACGGTCCTGCTCACCAAGGCGGTCATCGACGCCATGCGCGCGACCGCCGAGGGCAAGCCGATCGTGGACGCTCCGCACGCCGAGGCCGACCCCGACTGGTTCAAGCAGGGCAAGGCCGACGGGATCGCCACGCGGGCGTTCTTCAACCCCGACTCGGCCTGGGAGACGCTGGAGGGCCTGGTCTGGGACGAGGAGACGCTCCGGCACTGCCGCGAGGGCTATGAGTTTTCCTGCGGCTACTACATCGACGACATCGACTGGACGCCAGGCCTGCACCACCAGCTGCCCTACGACGGCGTCATCAAGCGCACCGAGTACAACCACTTCATCGTCACGCCGAACCCGCGCTACAAG contains these protein-coding regions:
- a CDS encoding DUF2213 domain-containing protein translates to MSKLLIAEPTKDAVSRLLASPAAQRLPAGHRIALNDGATWPRRIEGKILEPGLVHYADWDNPLTKSKGATVLLTKAVIDAMRATAEGKPIVDAPHAEADPDWFKQGKADGIATRAFFNPDSAWETLEGLVWDEETLRHCREGYEFSCGYYIDDIDWTPGLHHQLPYDGVIKRTEYNHFIVTPNPRYKGATIQVLNSLEKPKMNPLIKAVLNCLPRAEVKMFLNEAETEDAKKAKEKDEADKLAAKNAEETAAKEKKAKEDKEAADKKKAENDAAAALVAKNAADAAAAETARIAAKNASDEAARVQAENAAKVAADKAAADAAAKEAFNALERARQTQQLPEFAMPLSREDRLKLGKERY